Sequence from the Xenorhabdus nematophila ATCC 19061 genome:
GGGGTTTCAATTCCTGACTTGTCCATTTCAAAATCGTAAATATAGCCGTTTATTATTTCCGCATGATCGCGAATATATGTTATGTGTCTTTCATTTAACTTTTTAGATTCTTGTATGTTAATGATTTCACTTATCAGAAGATCACGCATAGAACGGTGGATCCAGTCGAGAAGATAACCCTCAAGAATCATCCCGATATCGTCGGTGTTATATGAATCAGTGATTGTGGTTACAACGGCTAAAATGGCATATGTTTGGCTGAGAGTCAGAAAATCGTTGCTGTTCTTATTGATAATATCGAAAGTTATTTTTTTATTATCGTGTCCAGTTAATTTTTTAAGTTTATCTAATAGATGATTGGCATAATCAGTGAGAATGGAAAGCAAATCATGCTCGATATTTGCGCCACTCTTTTTCAGTCCATTAGTCAGGATCATCTCCCCTGCCTTCAGGGAGAGAACAAGATTATCACCTTCCGCAGTAATCGAGCCAAAATTGGAGATTAAATACTGGGGTATTTTATTGATGGAGAATAATCCATGGGCACCACAGCGTTCACGGCAATTAATCAGTATCTCTTGTGTACGCCAGGTAAACAATGATTTTATCGAAATTATCTCAACGAGTAACTCATCGGAGATTTTAAAGTTGTTAGTCGATTCTGACAGTAGGATTGAAATTTTTTTTGTCAGTTTTCTTAAATATAGAGTGTGAGCTATGGTAGTCAGTGTATCCCATGCGATACTTTCTTTAAAGTGACAGTAGTTGAGGGCTGGCATTGCACCAGAGTAACCGAAAGTCTGCCGTTTACTTCCATAGGTACTGGTAATATAAAGTGCTGATTTAGCTGCCCCGACTGAACAAATGGACATGCAGATTTTCCCTGTATGTATCCGATTGGTAATTAATGCAAATCGCTCTTTTAATTTCTTAACATGTAATGATATCTGACCATTTCGATCTAATGTCATTAGATTGCCTGCAAGCAGCCCTTCAAACGGAATTTCAACGTTATCAAAAGAAGTGATAGCGTTATCAAGATAGAATCCGGGTTTATCGCTGAGTGGCGTTATTTTAACCCCTTTAGTTAACTTGCCATTGATTGACAGAGGTAATACAAATGGGAAAATACCATATTTTCTGTTGGCTACATTGAGTTGTGCATACACCACTGCGATTTTGGGTAATTCACACGATACCGTATTAGGCATAAATTTATAGGCATTCGGATTAGGTGAATTAAGGATAAAAATGCCTTTTTCCGGGAGATAAGTAGCTTGCGTTTCCAGGCTTATCAGGTTATTGCCATATGCTAATTCAGTTGCCAGATAGACCCCAATTGCATTCCCTGAACAAAGTTTCTGGTAAAGTTCTTCTATATATGGCGTTTGCTTATTTAAATTGGCAATAGTACCGATAGTCAGATTAAAGTGGATTGATAACATAGAAGCTACAGCACTATCATGGATAGCGACAAATTCATGAAGCTCAGCCAGTTTATCAAATGAAGTTATGTCAATATTATTATTTTTGATATAGCAAAGTAGTTTTATAAATTTCTTTACTGATGCCTGATATGTGTTACTGTTGGTTTTAAGTATCTTTGTAATTCCATCAGGTAGTTTTATATTGCCTATTCCTAAATAATTACTTATTTTTAGTGGAGAACTAGGTGCAGACCGATTCATTTTATTGAAACCTCATTTTTTCACGGGAAAGACAGATATGATTTTTCTTTTTAAGACTGTGGATTTCAAAATTTTTTATATACTATCCTTAGTTTTATTGGGTACAAAAATATATACCGAATAGATTTTAAAATGCCCCTTAGTGGAAATAAAATCAATTAAATACCGTGACCTGAGTGAATGAGTTCAGATAATTAAAGAGACAATTTGAAAGACTAAAGGTACAGGTTCTCTATCTAAGATTATACTCTAAACTTCAATTTTTCGGTCATGAGATGCAAGCAGATTATTAGCTTTCCGCACCACGGGGAAATAATAAATGCATCTTAAAGTATGGCGAGTATATTGGAAAAATATTTTTAACGATATATTTAAAATATTATGGGGTGACTCAATAAATATTATTGTGGCAATCTATCCCATAGGTTTTTTTATCATTGAGGAGGAAAATAACCATATATACACTTTATAAACTTTAAGTTGCAGCTTGTAAGATGAAAGAAGAGCATTATTCCCTCGCGTTGTCTGCTCTTGGTCTCTGAAATGTGGTCAATAGAGAGTCTCGTTGCGGAGAAATACTTAACTACCACCTACTGAAGTAGGTGGGTTAGCGCACTTCGGTGCCGACGACTGAAAGTCGTCGAACCACGCACCTCGTAAACGCGCATAGGTCAAAGAATTAAAGTCAAAGTCACCGTCTAAAGACGGTGGTTTTAAACCTTTCATATGGAAAAATAAATGCATCTTGAAGTACGGCTGGTAGAATGTCAATATAATAATTGGCTAAATTTCATCCAGAATGCTTTTAAGGTCTTGCATCGTAAGGTAAAGCAAAACAGAGCAAAACATGGACTGTAATATGAATTCTGATTTGAAGTGTGCGTTTGAAATATCGGAATTTTTCCCCCTCTCGATTTAGAGAGGGAATGGTTATATCAGGCTTGAGGCAGAATATTCTTTTCTGTTCCAGAGAAAAAATATTTTATTATTAAATTCAACATAAATCCGTAAGCAGGCAGGAAAAAAAGCATACAGATAAATAGCTTGAACGCATAATCCACCAAGGCAATTTCTACCCAATGTGTTGCCATGAACGCATCGGTACTGCGGTAAAAGGCAATAAAGAAAAAGGCCAGTGTATCGAGCATATTACCGAAAAACATGGCGGTAGCCGGCGCTATCCACCAGCGGCTTTGTCGGCGCAGTCGGTTGAAGACACTAACATCCAATATCTGTCCAAGGACATAGGCCATAAAGCTGGCTGCTGCAATACGGGCGACAAACAGGTTGAACGTTCCCAATGCTTCGAATCCCTGCCATGTTCCCTGAAAAAATAGCGCTGAAATCAGGTAAGAGATCAGTAATGCGGGAAGCATCACGGAGATAATGATCCGTCGAGCCAATGGTGCACCATAAATCCGCACAGTCAGATCAGTTGCCAAGAAGATAAAGGGAAATGTAAATGCTCCCCAAGTGGTGTGAAAACCAAAAATGGAAATGGGTAATTGCACCAGATAATTACTGGAAGTAATGATCAAAATGTGGAAGAGCGAAAGCCAGATCAACGCAGTGATCCGCTGTTGTGGGGTCAATTGAAACATATTGTACCTTTTTGATAGATGGGGTGAGGGAACCCAAAAAAATAAACATATCGTAAAGATCAAATCGATAACTGATACGCGTATCGCAGGTGCCGTATAGTAAAAGTAAAATACGGTAGCTGATGATATTGTGTATACACAATGGATTTCAAGTTGCATCGCGACAACAAGAGAGCAAATCCCCGGGAGCATAGATAACTATGTGACCGGGGTGAGCGAACGCAGCCAACAAAGAGGCAGTTTGAAAGACGAAGTGTATAATATAATTCACCGCCATAGATTGTTTGAACCTACAGAGATTGTTATGTCCGATATTTTTTCCCATCCAGACAAAATGCTTGATACCTCGGGATTACGCTGCCCAGAACCCGTGATGATGGTCCGTAAGACAATTCGCCATATGGCTGTTGGTCAGACGCTGTTAATTATTGCAGATGATCCGGCGACCACCCGTGACATCCCGGGATTTTGCCGTTTTATGGAGCATGTGTTGATTGCGCAGGAAACAGCGCAAACACCTTATCGGTATCTGCTGAGAAAGAACGAAAATATGGGTTGATTGGAAAAATCAGGTGCTCTTTTCTGGCAGAAAAAATGAACCATGCTAAGCTTTTAAATATGGCACTTGGTCATCATTCATCACCTCACTGAATGCCATTTTTCTTTTTCCTTAATAGCAATCTTGAATTAATTGTCCTTTTGAAAAGGTGCGTAGTCCGCACCTTTTTTTGTTATTTTTTCCTGCCAGTCGGTTTATTCACCTGCTGTCACTTTTGCGATTTTGCTCTCAACAGCCGGACAGCGTTTGCGGTGACGAGTGCGGTTGCCCCGGAATCGGCCAGAACCGCCATCCACAGCCCAGTAATACCCAATAAACTCGTGACAAGGAATATGGCCTTCAGGCCTAATGCAATGGTGATATTTTGCCGGATATTGTAATGGGTTGTCCGAGACAGAGCGATAAGTTCAGGTAAGCCAGTCAACCTATTGTGTGTCAATGCGGCGTCGGCTGTTTCCAGCGCAACGTCAGTACCGCTGCCCATCGCGACCCCGATACTGGCTGCTTTCATCGCAGGGGCATCGTTGATACCATCTCCGACCATCATCGTTTTGTGTTTTTTATTCAACTCGGTAACCGCTTTCACTTTGTCTTCAGGCAATAACCCAGCACGATAATCAATACCCAATTTACCGGCGATGGCGGCGGCTGCACGTGGGTTATCCCCGGTTAGCATGACGGCGTCTACACCTTGTTTTTTCAGAATCTGGATTGCATCTATCGCATCCTGA
This genomic interval carries:
- a CDS encoding cytochrome-c oxidase; this encodes MNRSAPSSPLKISNYLGIGNIKLPDGITKILKTNSNTYQASVKKFIKLLCYIKNNNIDITSFDKLAELHEFVAIHDSAVASMLSIHFNLTIGTIANLNKQTPYIEELYQKLCSGNAIGVYLATELAYGNNLISLETQATYLPEKGIFILNSPNPNAYKFMPNTVSCELPKIAVVYAQLNVANRKYGIFPFVLPLSINGKLTKGVKITPLSDKPGFYLDNAITSFDNVEIPFEGLLAGNLMTLDRNGQISLHVKKLKERFALITNRIHTGKICMSICSVGAAKSALYITSTYGSKRQTFGYSGAMPALNYCHFKESIAWDTLTTIAHTLYLRKLTKKISILLSESTNNFKISDELLVEIISIKSLFTWRTQEILINCRERCGAHGLFSINKIPQYLISNFGSITAEGDNLVLSLKAGEMILTNGLKKSGANIEHDLLSILTDYANHLLDKLKKLTGHDNKKITFDIINKNSNDFLTLSQTYAILAVVTTITDSYNTDDIGMILEGYLLDWIHRSMRDLLISEIINIQESKKLNERHITYIRDHAEIINGYIYDFEMDKSGIETPISSNDYIGWYAGNHDQLKN
- the tusA gene encoding sulfurtransferase TusA — protein: MSDIFSHPDKMLDTSGLRCPEPVMMVRKTIRHMAVGQTLLIIADDPATTRDIPGFCRFMEHVLIAQETAQTPYRYLLRKNENMG
- a CDS encoding 7-cyano-7-deazaguanine/7-aminomethyl-7-deazaguanine transporter, which gives rise to MFQLTPQQRITALIWLSLFHILIITSSNYLVQLPISIFGFHTTWGAFTFPFIFLATDLTVRIYGAPLARRIIISVMLPALLISYLISALFFQGTWQGFEALGTFNLFVARIAAASFMAYVLGQILDVSVFNRLRRQSRWWIAPATAMFFGNMLDTLAFFFIAFYRSTDAFMATHWVEIALVDYAFKLFICMLFFLPAYGFMLNLIIKYFFSGTEKNILPQA